Sequence from the Phaeodactylum tricornutum CCAP 1055/1 chromosome 4, whole genome shotgun sequence genome:
GACTTTATTTGAAACCGGAATATCTTGCCTCGGACGAAGGCGAGGAGCGGTTTGATGGAAATGTGACTCTGGTTACAAAGGAATCATTTCTGCGTCGGCAACTCGAGGATCCTGTCGTGAAACGTAAAGGAAAAGACAAGAAAAATACAAAATATAGAGTCTTGGACAATCGCGATTCTCTTCCGTTCGCCATCGAAATGACTACACCCGACCCTTATACGCATCCAGActtcaagaaaaagaatgcaAAGAAAAATAAGGTTGTTAGTCGAAAGGACACCATCGAAGGAATTGCGAGCTCTTTGTACATGAACCAGGATGGAAGCGACGTTGACTTCAAGACCAAACTTGGCGAGTTTGTTCTTGACAAGCACACGACAACGGGAGATTTGTTGGAAATTGGTGATGCGCAGTACAAAGTGGTTCGGCACAAGTGCCAATACAAATACGCAGGAGGAAGGAGATTCGTAATGGTACGAAAAATTCTTCAAGTAAAGGAGGTCGGTCGTCTACAAGCGGAAGAATACCTTGAAAGAACTTGGGGAAAGTAAGAACTCCCAGAGACTTAATGCATTTGTCTTTGTGATAGCAAAAGAGTTCTTTGTGCAAAGTTGACTTTATACGTTTGGTATGCTTACCGTGCTCGTTCGAATCGGTGCGTAGAATAGGATTTA
This genomic interval carries:
- a CDS encoding predicted protein, translating into MRCSNESHVAVEAVWKTFDVTNVGAHLMVAITVSDGFVTPSRISILSPLRLYLKPEYLASDEGEERFDGNVTLVTKESFLRRQLEDPVVKRKGKDKKNTKYRVLDNRDSLPFAIEMTTPDPYTHPDFKKKNAKKNKVVSRKDTIEGIASSLYMNQDGSDVDFKTKLGEFVLDKHTTTGDLLEIGDAQYKVVRHKCQYKYAGGRRFVMVRKILQVKEVGRLQAEEYLERTWGK